The Sebaldella sp. S0638 DNA segment TTCCTCTTGAAAAGAACCATGATACTTTTTGTTCAAAGGCTCTTGCCTCATTCATTCTTTTGTACATTTCTCTATATATATCTTTTTTTTCTGACATTTTTTATCTCCTTTTCTATCGATTTTCTTTTACTTTTCTGTTTCTGTGATTATATTTCAGCTGGTTAGGACAGATAAGTCTTTCCAGTTCCATAAGATTCAGATATAAATTTTCGCTGTTTTCATAAGACTTGGTGTCAATCCAGTATCTTCCCTTAAACAGGCTGTAATTATTTATACGCAGATAAAGTCTTCTGTTGGCGAGTTCTTTTGTCATCATATATTTTAGATCCTGTATTTCATAAATATCTTCCTTCCGATATCCCCTGAGAACGAGCTTTTGATTGTCCAGCTCGATTTCCAGAGGCTTGACCCCTGCGATATAAATATTAAATAATTCATAGCATGAAGCCAGAATGATAAATGTGTATATATTTACATTAAAGTTTAAAAGATTTTTTATAACTGCATAAATCAGCAGAAAAATAATAAAAATCGAGGTAAGCGTAACAGTAATAAAATATTTTTTCTTATCATATTTATATGTCATTTTTCCTCCAGACAATTTTTATAGGTGGCTCAGGATTTCATCACAGGTTTTATCCATTCCCATTTTTGTGATAAAGGCTGTTCCCATTATGATAGGGATATCTGTTTTGATATCGCTGGGTCCGATTACTACCAAGACATCAGGATTTTCATCTTCAAGTTTCATTTCATATATATTTACACCTTTTACTTCACATTCCACGTTTTTATTTGCACAATAATTTTTTATTGTTTCCACCGCAAATTTCATTTTATTTTGTGAAGTTCCTGTTGCTACAAGTATCTTTTTCATAAATTCCTCCTAACAGTGTGATAAAATTAAATTTTTTCGATAAATTACTAAACGAGACAAAAGTATTTTGACAGAGTCAAGAATAAACACCTGTTTCATGACAAAATCCGGTTTTGCCAAAATACTGATTTTTCATTACTGATATGTTCTGCCGCCATCCATTAATATGATCTGACCATGGATATATGTAGATTTCTCACTCGCGAGAAAACAGGCAAGATTGCCGATATCCTCAGGATATCCGATTCTTCTTATAGGAATCTGCTCAATTAATTCCTGCTTTGATTTTTCATCAGGATAAAGCTGATCCAGAATATGAGATGCAATTACTCTTGGAGCAATAGCATTTACATTTATTCCTGCTTTTCCGTATTCTTTTGCCAAAGCTCTCATAAGTCCGTGCTGTCCTGATTTTGATGCTGTGTAGTGAACACCGCCGCCACCGCCTGTAAAAGCTGATCCTGAACTGATAAAGATAATACTTTTTCTGTCTTCTTCTTTTTTATCAAGCATAGAGTCGATAAATGCCTTTATAGTGTAGAAAGAGCCTGACAGGTTAATATCAATTACTTTTTTCCACTCTTCATCAGAAACTTCTTTAAATGAATGTTTAAAGCTGATACCTGCATTTACAACCAAAACATCGGTATTCCCAAGTTCCCTGCTTATTTGTTCCTGAGCCCGGGCAAGAGAATCAGGGTTAGTAACATCACTGTTTATATACAGACCATTTACACCGTGAGCTTTTATTTCAGAAAG contains these protein-coding regions:
- a CDS encoding SDR family NAD(P)-dependent oxidoreductase — encoded protein: MLLKDKVCVITGGANGIGKGIALCMAKEGANVAILDLNDTEGEKTLSEIKAHGVNGLYINSDVTNPDSLARAQEQISRELGNTDVLVVNAGISFKHSFKEVSDEEWKKVIDINLSGSFYTIKAFIDSMLDKKEEDRKSIIFISSGSAFTGGGGGVHYTASKSGQHGLMRALAKEYGKAGINVNAIAPRVIASHILDQLYPDEKSKQELIEQIPIRRIGYPEDIGNLACFLASEKSTYIHGQIILMDGGRTYQ